Proteins from a genomic interval of Microcoleus sp. AS-A8:
- a CDS encoding CHAT domain-containing protein has protein sequence MRTQEQLEEVTSVQGLEKPEESQFKLVFQNLLRAASQLSDKYYCNQALELTLQYLSFLPDDSREQIFEHTLTAISKVDGNSEDSYYARSLLNLLQYLPEPLKNRALLEAWEAMSSIHDPDQCVSTLKELLPHLPDPPKQEALKKLLEVADNLSRVDDRASIFSNLVSDLPEPLKQQAATEALAAISQIEDYYRSSYWTSLLANLPEALLAEALAVAQKIDESSYRVSALKELIPYLPEPLKQQAATEALAAVSRIESASSCSSYLTSLIPHLSSPLLLADALSVAQKIDEPSSCVSALRELISYLPELLKQQALEKILEVFDSIAIDERIQVLPVLITHLSESLKDEVLENLLKVINDTQEITDRISSLIKIIPHISESAKEQSLLELSEDISNIDEYYQVFSLPELVEYLSPQLLIKSFSSAVRISDESVRSSAIDELLPHIPTEVLPEAFSMAIELEVAEERVLALLELIPRLLEPFKHQAIEAVLSVIGDITETSTRASVLRKITSHLSGQDKRIIEAMLAIVSDISEPNERASVLEELAYHLSEKDKQQAIESALEAIEQIKEDYSRSSTLVSIIPHTPITLFDKAIFIANSIVDSGYRASALKELALYVLPESLDIVLSSAEEISSVKDRIEVLKVLTPRLPEESLHQANVRCLNQIQAIEDISDRTKTLATLIPQLKNDLLDEALRIARNIQDPVEAEARLEAIDELGRRISTEFADVDDWEARRERARENEYIDQQFTHAPRSRARLLADLFFRFEGEQQEQIFEEVLAAIDEIPAEPCKSRTLISLANYLPKLESRKVLEKALIIVRGILKDTWTIALENHLSHLPTSLLKAGIELALTEAEGYLFGSSRWWEPNMIHFSEQEPRYFNIWLRDPNINKDLSSDEPLVFNQSYQLRVNISSVVGGLGEEDIFVGEALRDTWGDKETLPLTIIAESKDFEIEQDNRVQTLNLPRKGSTQAIDFQIKPRISMDSGTIRVYLLYRGYFLQSKEIKALVLDTAGSKIPGALTARRLNATQDFINPNELHLLPERMLTINVAADPKDQSVTLTFLNRVNGDEELVSHDTELPSDALVGMISGIRNLLELMIKGGKLDGQDMRGYANILSGDNKMLNIWLPRLAEVGYNLYRLLFDNEGLESEESARALLSTLQPGTVIQVNNTRDVLGMTTIPWALLYQRETSYIPGLTQVCEEAINHSTPKRRDCSGCPLAEDPDTVCPFAFWGYRYSIEQLPAWRSNEASDRIPSLVRTIRNNKPLNLNLIVYPGFKMWDGHRQEIEKIGPESIQLRLAKEGKIAEVKTHWDSYGTDLDLIYFYTHGDMDKTTGQPYLKLSDIEMIRSNFLSRYKGKWTKKPLVILNGCATGDYKSDSYVSLITDFRQAGASGVVGSECSVPESFAVPYANQLLSHLFKAKPLGQAMLNVRLQFLRENKNPLGLVYSLYAAHEIALAQALSS, from the coding sequence ATGCGTACTCAAGAGCAATTAGAAGAAGTAACTTCCGTCCAAGGATTAGAAAAGCCTGAAGAAAGTCAATTTAAGCTAGTTTTTCAAAATCTGTTGAGAGCTGCTAGCCAACTCAGCGACAAATATTATTGTAATCAGGCGTTAGAGCTTACTTTGCAGTATCTTTCGTTCTTACCTGATGACTCCCGCGAACAGATTTTTGAACATACCCTAACTGCTATTAGCAAAGTGGATGGTAATAGCGAAGATTCCTACTACGCTCGATCCCTGCTCAATCTACTTCAGTACTTACCTGAGCCTTTGAAGAACAGAGCTTTACTGGAAGCATGGGAGGCAATGAGTAGTATTCATGATCCAGATCAGTGTGTATCTACCTTAAAGGAGTTACTTCCTCACCTGCCAGATCCTCCAAAACAAGAAGCTCTTAAGAAATTGCTAGAAGTAGCTGATAATCTTTCAAGAGTAGATGATCGTGCTTCTATATTTAGCAACCTTGTGTCTGATTTGCCAGAACCGCTCAAGCAGCAGGCAGCAACAGAAGCGCTGGCGGCAATTAGCCAAATAGAAGATTATTACCGCTCTTCCTATTGGACATCTCTCCTGGCAAATTTACCAGAAGCTCTTCTTGCTGAAGCTCTTGCAGTAGCTCAAAAAATTGATGAGTCAAGCTATCGTGTTTCAGCCCTAAAGGAGTTAATTCCTTACTTGCCAGAACCGCTCAAGCAGCAGGCAGCAACAGAAGCGCTGGCGGCTGTTAGCCGAATTGAAAGCGCTTCCTCTTGTTCTTCTTACCTGACTTCTCTCATTCCCCATCTATCATCACCTCTTTTATTAGCGGATGCACTTTCAGTAGCCCAAAAAATCGACGAACCGAGCAGTTGTGTTTCAGCCCTAAGAGAATTAATTTCTTATTTACCAGAACTCCTTAAGCAGCAAGCTTTAGAGAAGATACTAGAAGTATTTGATAGTATTGCAATTGATGAGCGCATTCAAGTTCTTCCCGTCCTGATTACTCATCTATCAGAGTCTCTCAAAGATGAAGTTCTAGAGAACCTGTTAAAAGTGATTAACGATACTCAAGAGATTACCGATCGTATTTCATCTTTAATTAAGATAATCCCACACATATCAGAATCTGCTAAAGAGCAATCTTTATTAGAGTTATCAGAGGACATTAGTAACATTGATGAATATTACCAGGTATTTTCGTTACCAGAATTAGTTGAATATTTGTCACCTCAGTTACTTATAAAGTCTTTTTCTAGTGCTGTCCGAATCAGCGATGAGTCCGTTCGCAGTTCAGCAATAGATGAACTACTACCTCATATTCCAACCGAAGTCCTGCCTGAAGCATTTTCAATGGCAATTGAACTAGAGGTAGCTGAAGAGCGAGTTTTAGCTCTACTTGAACTAATTCCACGTTTGTTAGAACCCTTTAAACACCAAGCAATTGAGGCAGTTTTGTCAGTTATTGGCGATATTACCGAAACAAGTACTCGTGCTTCAGTATTGAGAAAAATAACCTCTCATTTATCAGGACAAGATAAACGAATAATTGAGGCAATGTTAGCAATTGTTAGTGATATTTCCGAACCCAATGAGCGTGCCTCAGTATTGGAAGAACTAGCCTATCATTTGTCAGAAAAAGATAAACAACAAGCAATTGAATCTGCACTAGAAGCAATCGAACAGATTAAGGAGGATTACTCTCGCTCTTCAACCTTAGTATCAATCATCCCCCATACTCCGATTACTCTATTCGATAAAGCCATCTTCATTGCAAACAGCATTGTTGATTCCGGCTATAGGGCTTCAGCTTTAAAGGAATTAGCTTTGTATGTTCTACCTGAATCATTAGATATCGTTCTTTCCTCTGCCGAGGAGATATCTTCTGTAAAAGACCGCATTGAAGTGTTAAAGGTATTAACGCCACGATTACCAGAAGAAAGCCTACATCAAGCAAACGTTCGTTGCCTTAACCAAATACAGGCAATCGAAGATATTAGTGATCGCACCAAAACTTTAGCTACTCTAATTCCGCAGCTAAAGAATGATCTACTAGATGAAGCTTTGAGAATTGCTCGAAACATCCAAGATCCAGTAGAAGCAGAGGCTCGTCTTGAGGCAATTGATGAACTTGGACGCCGAATTTCAACAGAATTTGCAGATGTAGACGACTGGGAGGCTCGTAGGGAACGTGCTAGGGAGAATGAATATATAGATCAGCAATTCACACATGCACCACGTTCCCGTGCACGGCTTTTGGCTGACCTCTTCTTTCGTTTTGAAGGAGAGCAACAAGAGCAAATTTTTGAGGAAGTTTTAGCAGCAATAGACGAAATTCCTGCCGAACCTTGCAAATCAAGAACGCTTATTTCACTGGCAAACTATTTACCTAAGCTTGAGAGTAGAAAAGTTTTGGAAAAAGCCCTTATTATTGTTCGAGGGATATTAAAGGACACTTGGACAATAGCTCTAGAGAACCATTTATCTCACTTACCTACCTCACTTCTCAAAGCTGGAATTGAACTTGCTCTCACTGAGGCAGAGGGCTACCTGTTTGGATCTAGTAGATGGTGGGAACCAAACATGATTCATTTTAGTGAACAGGAGCCTCGATATTTTAATATTTGGCTAAGAGATCCAAACATAAACAAGGATTTGTCTTCTGATGAACCTTTAGTGTTCAATCAGTCTTATCAACTCCGAGTCAACATCAGTTCCGTTGTAGGTGGACTTGGGGAAGAAGATATCTTTGTGGGTGAAGCTTTAAGAGACACTTGGGGAGATAAAGAAACGCTACCCCTAACCATTATTGCTGAGTCTAAAGATTTTGAGATAGAACAAGATAATCGTGTACAAACTCTCAATCTACCTCGCAAAGGATCGACTCAAGCCATCGATTTTCAGATCAAGCCTCGCATTTCTATGGACAGCGGAACAATCCGCGTATATCTTCTCTACCGGGGTTACTTCCTTCAATCCAAGGAAATTAAAGCACTAGTTTTAGATACAGCAGGTAGCAAAATACCAGGCGCACTAACTGCACGTAGACTTAATGCTACTCAAGACTTTATCAATCCTAATGAACTGCATTTGCTTCCAGAGCGGATGCTAACAATTAACGTTGCAGCAGATCCCAAGGATCAAAGCGTTACCCTTACCTTTCTGAATCGTGTTAATGGAGATGAAGAACTTGTTTCCCATGACACAGAACTACCATCAGATGCTCTTGTGGGAATGATTTCTGGCATCAGGAATTTGCTCGAATTAATGATTAAAGGAGGTAAATTAGACGGACAGGATATGCGTGGCTATGCCAATATTCTAAGTGGTGATAATAAAATGTTGAATATTTGGTTGCCACGTTTAGCTGAGGTTGGATACAACCTATACAGACTTCTGTTTGACAATGAAGGGCTGGAATCAGAAGAATCTGCAAGAGCATTATTATCCACTCTACAACCTGGCACAGTTATTCAGGTTAACAACACCAGAGATGTCTTAGGAATGACAACCATTCCGTGGGCACTACTATATCAACGGGAAACATCATATATTCCAGGGCTGACCCAAGTTTGTGAGGAAGCTATTAATCATAGTACTCCAAAACGTCGAGACTGCTCGGGTTGTCCGTTGGCTGAAGACCCTGATACAGTTTGCCCCTTCGCTTTTTGGGGATACCGATACTCAATTGAGCAGCTTCCTGCTTGGAGAAGTAATGAAGCTTCTGATCGTATTCCATCTTTGGTAAGGACTATTAGAAACAATAAACCTCTGAATCTCAATTTAATTGTCTATCCTGGCTTCAAGATGTGGGATGGGCATCGTCAAGAAATTGAAAAAATAGGTCCAGAGTCTATACAACTTCGATTAGCCAAGGAAGGCAAAATTGCAGAGGTCAAAACTCATTGGGATTCATACGGGACTGATTTGGATTTAATTTACTTCTACACGCATGGGGATATGGATAAAACTACTGGGCAACCATATCTCAAGCTATCTGATATTGAGATGATTAGAAGTAATTTCTTAAGCAGGTACAAGGGAAAGTGGACAAAAAAACCATTAGTCATTCTAAACGGATGTGCTACGGGAGATTATAAATCTGACAGTTACGTCAGTTTGATTACAGATTTTCGGCAGGCAGGAGCCAGTGGAGTTGTTGGCTCAGAGTGTTCTGTCCCTGAATCTTTTGCTGTACCCTATGCTAATCAGCTACTATCCCATTTATTCAAAGCAAAGCCCTTAGGACAGGCAATGTTAAATGTACGCCTTCAATTTCTTAGAGAAAACAAGAATCCTCTGGGGCTAGTTTATTCTCTTTACGCTGCTCATGAAATTGCTCTAGCTCAGGCTTTGAGTTCTTAA